From the genome of Spinacia oleracea cultivar Varoflay chromosome 2, BTI_SOV_V1, whole genome shotgun sequence, one region includes:
- the LOC110798110 gene encoding glutathione S-transferase 1 isoform X1: MNVDASTSSSASTNRVLYSFWLSSCSWRVRFALNLKGLEYEYKSVDLFKGEQFDPEFEQINPLRYVPVLVDDGVVVSDSLAILMYLEEKYPGNQLLPADPCRRALNLQEYIEQKVSQEESITWSQTVIEKGLSALEKLLKDFAGRYSTGDEVSMADVFLAPQISIAISRFKTDMNFSQDFRSRVLRFLLESRMIHKSEIQNGGVFYKDYTSVR; this comes from the exons ATGAATGTTGATGCATCAACTTCATCTTCAGCTTCAACAAATAGGGTGCTCTACTCTTTTTGGCTAAGTTCTTGTTCTTGGCGCGTTCGATTTGCTTTGAACTTAAAAG GGCTTGAATATGAGTATAAATCAGTTGATCTTTTCAAAGGGGAGCAATTTGATCCAG AATTCGAGCAGATCAACCCACTTCGTTATGTTCCAGTTCTTGTTGATGATGGAGTTGTGGTTTCAGACTCATTGGCCATCCTAATG TACCTAGAAGAAAAGTATCCTGGGAATCAACTTTTGCCAGCTGATCCTTGTAGACGAGCTCTCAATCTTCAG GAGTATATTGAGCAGAAAGTTAGTCAAGAGGAGAGTATAACATGGTCTCAAACAGTTATCGAAAAGGGTTTGTCTG CTCTGGAAAAGTTGCTTAAAGATTTTGCTGGCAGATATTCTACGGGAGATGAAGTATCCATG GCAGATGTATTTCTGGCACCACAAATTTCTATTGCAATCAGCAGATTCAAGACTGATATG AACTTTTCTCAAGACTTCAGATCACGTGTATTACGTTTTCTATTAGAATCAAGGATGATACATAAATCAGAAATTCAGAATGGAGGTGTATTTTATAAAGACTATACATCAGTTAGGTAG
- the LOC110798110 gene encoding glutathione S-transferase zeta class isoform X2, which translates to MNVDASTSSSASTNRVLYSFWLSSCSWRVRFALNLKGLEYEYKSVDLFKGEQFDPEFEQINPLRYVPVLVDDGVVVSDSLAILMYLEEKYPGNQLLPADPCRRALNLQEYIEQKVSQEESITWSQTVIEKGLSALEKLLKDFAGRYSTGDEVSMADVFLAPQISIAISRFKTDMSKYPVLSRVYESCEALPEFQASIPDRQPDAK; encoded by the exons ATGAATGTTGATGCATCAACTTCATCTTCAGCTTCAACAAATAGGGTGCTCTACTCTTTTTGGCTAAGTTCTTGTTCTTGGCGCGTTCGATTTGCTTTGAACTTAAAAG GGCTTGAATATGAGTATAAATCAGTTGATCTTTTCAAAGGGGAGCAATTTGATCCAG AATTCGAGCAGATCAACCCACTTCGTTATGTTCCAGTTCTTGTTGATGATGGAGTTGTGGTTTCAGACTCATTGGCCATCCTAATG TACCTAGAAGAAAAGTATCCTGGGAATCAACTTTTGCCAGCTGATCCTTGTAGACGAGCTCTCAATCTTCAG GAGTATATTGAGCAGAAAGTTAGTCAAGAGGAGAGTATAACATGGTCTCAAACAGTTATCGAAAAGGGTTTGTCTG CTCTGGAAAAGTTGCTTAAAGATTTTGCTGGCAGATATTCTACGGGAGATGAAGTATCCATG GCAGATGTATTTCTGGCACCACAAATTTCTATTGCAATCAGCAGATTCAAGACTGATATG TCCAAGTATCCTGTATTAAGCAGGGTGTACGAATCATGTGAAGCATTGCCTGAATTTCAAGCCTCTATACCTGACAGACAACCTGATGCAAAATGA
- the LOC110798100 gene encoding uncharacterized protein, with product MDPLLPIILLSTILAAIIAFLIFGNYFMKQKSEVEALAKGEPLNDANSKKSSKPTASKKSQLKHHFHAADKEQNKKHHPLDLNTLKGHGDSVGGLCFSSDGKNLVTACADGVVRVFRLDDVSNKSFKFLRINMPAGNHPLAVSFLEDDSSFVVATQTLSGSSLYMYAEENGKPSSERKEQAKLPLPEIKWEHSNIHDKNGILNMFGTTASYGSADGSTVIASCSEATEIKLWHGKTGKLLGTVDTNQLKNHMAAITPNGRFMAAAAFTADVKIWEIIYSKDGFVKEVNKAMQLKGHKSAVTCLCFTPNSDQVITASKDGTLKVWNINVRYHMDEDPKILRGFPIPLHDSKGASLHYDHLSLSPDGKILAATHGSTLQWLCAETGKVLDTAEKAHDGDITWITWSPKILPVGNSESFILGTSGVDKKVKLWLAPLFIHHE from the exons ATGGATCCCTTACTTCCGATCATACTCCTGTCGACGATTCTGGCAGCAATCATAGCGTTTCTCATTTTCGGAAATTATTTCATGAAGCAGAAATCTGAAGTTGAAGCACTTGCGAAAGGTGAGCCTCTCAATGACGCCAATTCCAAGAAGTCTTCAAAACCTACTGcttcaaaaaaatctcaattgAAACATCATTTTCATGCCGCTGATAAG GAACAAAATAAGAAGCATCATCCTTTGGATTTGAACACGTTGAAAGGTCACGGTGATTCGGTTGGCGGTCTGTGTTTTTCATCAGACGGGAAGAATTTGGTCACAG CCTGTGCAGATGGCGTGGTCCGAGTTTTTAGGCTGGATGATGTTTCTAATAAAAGTTTCAA ATTCTTGCGTATTAACATGCCAGCTGGAAACCATCCATTAGCCGTTTCATTCTTAGAAGATGATTCATCATTTGTCGTAGCTACTCAAACTCTCTCGGGATCATCACTTTACATGTATGCAGAAGAAAATGGCAAGCCTTCAAGTGaaagaaaagagcaagccaagCTTCCTCTTCCTGAAATAAAGTGGGAACACTCCAATATACATGACAAAAATGGTATATTGAACATGTTTGGAACTACTGCAAGCTATGGCAGTGCTGATGGAAGCACTGTTATAGCATCCTGTTCAGAAG CAACTGAAATTAAACTTTGGCATGGAAAAACCGGAAAGCTATTGGGAACAGTTGATACTAATCAGCTGAAAAACCACATGGCTGCCATAACTCCAAATGGGCGCTTTATGGCGGCTGCAGCATTTACTGCTGATGTTAAG ATCTGGGAGATCATTTACTCGAAGGATGGTTTTGTCAAGGAAGTTAACAAGGCTATGCAACTTAAAGGGCACAAG AGTGCAGTAACTTGCCTATGTTTTACTCCGAACTCAGATCAAGTGATAACAGCATCCAAGGATGGCACCTTGAAAGTATGGAATATTAACG TTCGCTATCATATGGACGAGGATCCCAAGATTCTGAGAGGATTTCCAATTCCTCTTCATGATTCAAAAGGTGCATCCTTGCATTATGACCATCTCAGTTTATCTCCTGATGGGAAGATACTTGCTGCAACTCATGGTTCCACTTTGCAATGGCTATGTGCTGAGACCGGAAAGGTTTTGGATACTGCTGAGAAGGCTCACGATG GCGATATCACATGGATTACTTGGTCTCCCAAGATCCTTCCTGTTG GGAACTCAGAATCCTTCATCTTGGGAACATCTGGAGTTGACAAAAAAGTTAAATTATGGCTGGCACCCCTGTTCATCCATCATGAATAA
- the LOC130467677 gene encoding uncharacterized protein, with product MLKRRVFVVLEYWIILQVRRLCFLHVIVVVVVAAQPAYLIERNKILKLNNPKSLILFSSLAVTLSKSHSLSSQSPFLHDLWSFDLISLELKALCFVPSSTRGELKQMQYSKLVEELEDECESELTEVTCLD from the exons ATGTTAAAACGTCGAGTATTTGTTGTACTTGAGTATTGGATAATCCTGCAAGTTCGTCGACTATGCTTCCTGCACgtgattgttgttgttgttgtggcgGCTCAACCGGCTTATTTGATCGAACGAAA TAAAATACTAAAGTTGAACAACCCTAAATCCCTGATATTATTTTCTTCATTAGCCGTCACTCTCTCAAAGtctcattctctctcttctcagTCTCCTTTTCTCCATGATCTCTGGTCTTTCGACCTCATCAGCTTGGAATTGAAAGCTCTCTGTTTCGTTCCCTCCAGTACACGAG GTGAGTTGAAACAAATGCAATACTCTAAATTGGTGGAAGAACTAGAAGATGAATGTGAAAGTGAATTAACTGAAGTGACTTGCCTGGATTGA
- the LOC110798128 gene encoding abscisic acid receptor PYL5, producing the protein MEAELITKFHKQQQIGVHQCSSSLTKRIKAPTDIVWSLVRSFDKPQKYKPFVSECSSRVDFKVGTVREVNVRSGLPATTSTERLELLDDEQRIFGVRITGGDHRLRNYSSTITVHPETIEGRPGTLVIESFIVDVPDGNTTEETYYFVQYLINCNHKCLAEVSEKIALHTNNSGFAIAKPVEC; encoded by the exons atggagGCAGAGTTGATCACCAAGTTCCACAAGCAGCAGCAAATTGGAGTACACCAATGTTCTTCCTCTCTCACTAAACGCATCAAAGCTCCTACTGATATT GTTTGGTCATTGGTAAGGAGCTTTGATAAACCCCAGAAATACAAGCCATTTGTTAGTGAATGCTCATCAAGAGTAGATTTTAAAGTGGGTACAGTTAGAGAAGTGAATGTTAGATCAGGACTTCCTGCAACCACCAGCACCGAAAGGTTGGAGCTTCTCGATGATGAACAGCGCATTTTTGGCGTCAGAATCACAGGCGGCGATCACAGATTAAGG AATTACTCATCAACAATAACAGTTCATCCAGAAACGATCGAAGGAAGGCCCGGAACATTAGTCATTGAGTCGTTTATAGTCGATGTACCTGACGGGAATACCACAGAGGAGACCTACTACTTTGTTCAGTACCTTATCAACTGCAATCATAAGTGCTTAGCTGAAGTTTCTGAGAAGATTGCACTGCACACCAATAACTCTGGATTTGCCATTGCCAAACCCGTTGAATGTTAA